A genomic segment from Bacillus rossius redtenbacheri isolate Brsri chromosome 5, Brsri_v3, whole genome shotgun sequence encodes:
- the LOC134532205 gene encoding uncharacterized protein LOC134532205: MLTPARGCRRDGRCDTAPPETVEGGSVAWPCSGNWRAGIAAEGGSVAWPCSGNWRAGIAAEGGSVAWPCSGNWRAGIAAEGGSVAWPCSGNWRAGIAAEGGSVAWPCSGNWRAGIAAEGGSVAWPCSGNWRAGIAAEGGSVAWPCSGNWRAGIAAEGGSVAWPCSGNWRAGIAAEGGSVAWPCSGNWRAGIAAEGGSVAWPCSGNWRAGIAAEGGSVAWPCSGNWRAGIAAEGGSVAWPCSGNWRAGIAAEGGSVAWPCSGNWRAGIAAEGGSVAWPCSGNWRAGIAAEGGSVAWPCSGNWRAGIAAEGGSVAWPCSGNWRAGIAAEGGSVAWPCSGNWRAGIAAEGGSVAWPCSGNWRAGIAAEGGSVAWPCSGNWRAGIAAEGGSVAWPCSGNWRAGIAAEGGSVAWPCSGNWRAGIAAEGGSVAWPCSGNWRAGIAAEGGSVAWPCSGNWRAGIAAEGGSVAWPCSGNWRAGIAAEGGSVAWPCSGNWRAGIAAEGGSVAWPCSGNWRAGIAAEGGSVAWPCSGNWRAGIAAEGGSVAWPCSGNWRAGIAAEGGSVAWPCSGNWRAGIAAEGGIVAWPCSGNWRAGIAAEGGSVAWPCSGNWRAGIAEEGGSVAWPCSGNWRAGIAAEGGSVAWPFSGNWRAGIAAEGGSVAWPCSGNWRAGIAAEGGLS, translated from the coding sequence ATGTTGACTCCGGCTCGTGGGTGTAGAAGAGATGGCCGCTGCGACACAGCACCTCCCGAGACAGTGGAGGGCGGGAGTGTCGCCTGGCCGTGCTCTGGCAACTGGAGAGCAGGCATCGCGGCGGAGGGCGGGAGTGTCGCCTGGCCGTGCTCTGGCAACTGGAGAGCAGGCATCGCGGCGGAGGGCGGGAGTGTCGCCTGGCCGTGCTCTGGCAACTGGAGAGCAGGCATCGCGGCGGAGGGCGGGAGTGTCGCCTGGCCGTGCTCTGGCAACTGGAGAGCAGGCATCGCGGCGGAGGGCGGGAGTGTCGCCTGGCCGTGCTCTGGCAACTGGAGAGCAGGCATCGCGGCGGAGGGCGGGAGTGTCGCCTGGCCGTGCTCTGGCAACTGGAGAGCAGGCATCGCGGCGGAGGGCGGGAGTGTCGCCTGGCCGTGCTCTGGCAACTGGAGAGCAGGCATCGCGGCGGAGGGCGGGAGTGTCGCCTGGCCGTGCTCTGGCAACTGGAGAGCAGGCATCGCGGCGGAGGGCGGGAGTGTCGCCTGGCCGTGCTCTGGCAACTGGAGAGCAGGCATCGCGGCAGAGGGCGGGAGTGTCGCCTGGCCGTGCTCTGGCAACTGGAGAGCAGGCATCGCGGCGGAGGGCGGGAGTGTCGCCTGGCCGTGCTCTGGCAACTGGAGAGCAGGCATCGCGGCGGAGGGCGGGAGTGTCGCCTGGCCGTGCTCTGGCAACTGGAGAGCAGGCATCGCGGCGGAGGGCGGGAGTGTCGCCTGGCCGTGCTCTGGCAACTGGAGAGCAGGCATCGCGGCGGAGGGCGGGAGTGTCGCCTGGCCGTGCTCTGGCAACTGGAGAGCAGGCATCGCGGCGGAGGGCGGGAGTGTCGCCTGGCCGTGCTCTGGCAACTGGAGAGCAGGCATCGCGGCGGAGGGCGGGAGTGTCGCCTGGCCGTGCTCTGGCAACTGGAGAGCAGGCATCGCGGCGGAGGGCGGGAGTGTCGCCTGGCCGTGCTCTGGCAACTGGAGAGCAGGCATCGCGGCAGAGGGCGGGAGTGTCGCCTGGCCGTGCTCTGGCAACTGGAGAGCAGGCATCGCGGCGGAGGGCGGGAGTGTCGCCTGGCCGTGCTCTGGCAACTGGAGAGCAGGCATCGCGGCGGAGGGCGGGAGTGTCGCCTGGCCGTGCTCTGGCAACTGGAGAGCAGGCATCGCGGCGGAGGGCGGGAGTGTCGCCTGGCCGTGCTCTGGCAACTGGAGAGCAGGCATCGCGGCGGAGGGCGGGAGTGTCGCCTGGCCGTGCTCTGGCAACTGGAGAGCAGGCATCGCGGCGGAGGGCGGGAGTGTCGCCTGGCCGTGCTCTGGCAACTGGAGAGCAGGCATCGCGGCGGAGGGCGGGAGTGTCGCCTGGCCGTGCTCTGGCAACTGGAGAGCAGGCATCGCGGCGGAGGGCGGGAGTGTCGCCTGGCCGTGCTCTGGCAACTGGAGAGCAGGCATCGCGGCAGAGGGCGGGAGTGTCGCCTGGCCGTGCTCTGGCAACTGGAGAGCAGGCATCGCGGCGGAGGGCGGGAGTGTCGCCTGGCCGTGCTCTGGCAACTGGAGAGCAGGCATCGCGGCGGAGGGCGGGAGTGTCGCCTGGCCGTGCTCTGGCAACTGGAGAGCAGGCATCGCGGCGGAGGGCGGGAGTGTCGCCTGGCCGTGCTCTGGCAACTGGAGAGCAGGCATCGCTGCGGAGGGCGGGATTGTCGCCTGGCCGTGCTCTGGCAACTGGAGAGCAGGCATAGCGGCGGAGGGCGGGAGTGTCGCCTGGCCGTGCTCTGGCAACTGGAGAGCAGGCATCGCGGAAGAGGGCGGGAGTGTCGCCTGGCCGTGCTCTGGCAACTGGAGAGCAGGCATCGCGGCGGAGGGCGGGAGTGTCGCCTGGCCGTTCTCTGGCAACTGGAGAGCAGGCATCGCGGCGGAGGGCGGGAGTGTCGCCTGGCCGTGCTCTGGCAACTGGAGAGCAGGCATCGCGGCGGAGGGCGGGTTGTCGTGA